From Etheostoma cragini isolate CJK2018 chromosome 14, CSU_Ecrag_1.0, whole genome shotgun sequence, the proteins below share one genomic window:
- the hepacam2 gene encoding HEPACAM family member 2 isoform X2 — MEAIGRTALYVCSVLFILTVSSELIHIPSSVHHGIEGKSMLLSVETRFPLDDVEIQGTWSHTRPSGSRTTLVTFTKETSIPDMMYRNHLLFREPNVSLLILKLNQDNEGDYYLNLNIAFHNKTGLVIKEERTVHVTVDVPVSTPVIEKRPSHAVVEDKANVTWNCSVERGTRVVFHWLRDNVTLGPSDRYHFSQDNSTLLINPVRKDDKGTYQCVASNAVSQGRRSRAVELTVYYGPYNLEVNSGQGLRTGEVFTINPGELVFFECQADSNPPNSYVWIAKTRNATQVITEGPRMEVLSYKLAQAEEYLCRAFNNVTRKQDEAQFTLVVASLGTGKEKHTQEGSSVSPLAAITVCSLFFISFILMFFLRRTCHPKRVLMSIYNRPLSEQKRPHRSGHEDATEDFGIYEFVSIPGKMESAQASCRSLSRFESVQDMHTTIYDVIRQVPETPSHSLLK; from the exons ATGGAGGCCATAGGAAGAACAGCGCTTTATGTCTGCTCTGTTCTCTTCATCCTAACAG TCAGCTCTGAGCTCATCCACATACCGTCATCTGTCCATCATGGTATTGAAGGGAAGTCAATGCTCCTGTCTGTTGAGACTCGCTTTCCACTGGATGACGTTGAGATCCAGGGAACTTGGTCCCACACCAGGCCGAGCGGCAGCAGAACCACATTAGTGACGTTTACCAAAGAAACCTCAATTCCTGACATGATGTACCGCAACCATCTGCTCTTTAGAGAGCCCAATGTGTCTTTGCTAATTCTGAAATTAAACCAGGACAATGAAGGGGATTACTACTTGAATCTCAACATAGCGTTTCATAACAAGACAGGACTGGTTATAAAGGAGGAGAGAACTGTGCATGTAACAGTGGATG TCCCTGTGTCCACTCCTGTCATTGAGAAGAGGCCATCACATGCAGTTGTTGAGGACAAGGCAAACGTAACCTGGAATTGTTCTGTCGAAAGAGGAACAAGAGTTGTGTTCCACTGGCTAAGGGACAACGTCACACTTGGCCCCAGTGACAGATACCACTTCTCCCAAGACAACTCTACATTGTTGATCAATCCTGTGAGAAAAGACGACAAGGGAACTTACCAGTGTGTTGCCAGCAACGCTGTCAGCCAGGGTCGGCGCAGCAGAGCCGTGGAACTCACTGTCTATT ATGGCCCCTACAACCTGGAGGTGAACTCAGGCCAGGGCCTGCGAACAGGAGAAGTCTTCACCATCAACCCTGGAGAGCTGGTCTTCTTTGAATGCCAGGCTGACTCCAACCCACCCAACAGCTACGTCTGGATTGCTAAGACCCGCAATGCCACCCAGGTCATCACTGAGGGCCCGAGGATGGAGGTGCTCTCCTATAAATTGGCCCAGGCTGAAGAGTACCTGTGCCGTGCCTTCAACAATGTAACCCGAAAGCAGGACGAGGCCCAATTCACTCTGGTGGTGGCCAGTCTGGGAACAG GGAAAGAGAAGCACACCCAGGAGGGCAGCTCTGTTTCCCCTCTGGCAGCCATTACTGTCTGCTCATTGTTCTTCATCAGCTTCATACTGATGTTCTTCCTCAGGAGAACCTGCCATCCTAAGAGAG TGCTTATGAGCATTTACAACAG ACCGCTTTCAGAGCAGAAACGACCACATCGCTCAG GTCATGAAGATGCAACAGAAGACTTTGGCATCTACGAGTTTGTCTCCATACCTGGGAAAATGGAATCGGCACAG GCATCATGCAGATCTCTGTCTCGCTTCGAGTCCGTTCAGGATATGCACACCACCATCTACGATGTGATCAGACAGGTTCCTGAAACCCCAAGTCACAGTTTACTTAAGTGA
- the hepacam2 gene encoding HEPACAM family member 2 isoform X1, which yields MEAIGRTALYVCSVLFILTEVSSELIHIPSSVHHGIEGKSMLLSVETRFPLDDVEIQGTWSHTRPSGSRTTLVTFTKETSIPDMMYRNHLLFREPNVSLLILKLNQDNEGDYYLNLNIAFHNKTGLVIKEERTVHVTVDVPVSTPVIEKRPSHAVVEDKANVTWNCSVERGTRVVFHWLRDNVTLGPSDRYHFSQDNSTLLINPVRKDDKGTYQCVASNAVSQGRRSRAVELTVYYGPYNLEVNSGQGLRTGEVFTINPGELVFFECQADSNPPNSYVWIAKTRNATQVITEGPRMEVLSYKLAQAEEYLCRAFNNVTRKQDEAQFTLVVASLGTGKEKHTQEGSSVSPLAAITVCSLFFISFILMFFLRRTCHPKRVLMSIYNRPLSEQKRPHRSGHEDATEDFGIYEFVSIPGKMESAQASCRSLSRFESVQDMHTTIYDVIRQVPETPSHSLLK from the exons ATGGAGGCCATAGGAAGAACAGCGCTTTATGTCTGCTCTGTTCTCTTCATCCTAACAG AAGTCAGCTCTGAGCTCATCCACATACCGTCATCTGTCCATCATGGTATTGAAGGGAAGTCAATGCTCCTGTCTGTTGAGACTCGCTTTCCACTGGATGACGTTGAGATCCAGGGAACTTGGTCCCACACCAGGCCGAGCGGCAGCAGAACCACATTAGTGACGTTTACCAAAGAAACCTCAATTCCTGACATGATGTACCGCAACCATCTGCTCTTTAGAGAGCCCAATGTGTCTTTGCTAATTCTGAAATTAAACCAGGACAATGAAGGGGATTACTACTTGAATCTCAACATAGCGTTTCATAACAAGACAGGACTGGTTATAAAGGAGGAGAGAACTGTGCATGTAACAGTGGATG TCCCTGTGTCCACTCCTGTCATTGAGAAGAGGCCATCACATGCAGTTGTTGAGGACAAGGCAAACGTAACCTGGAATTGTTCTGTCGAAAGAGGAACAAGAGTTGTGTTCCACTGGCTAAGGGACAACGTCACACTTGGCCCCAGTGACAGATACCACTTCTCCCAAGACAACTCTACATTGTTGATCAATCCTGTGAGAAAAGACGACAAGGGAACTTACCAGTGTGTTGCCAGCAACGCTGTCAGCCAGGGTCGGCGCAGCAGAGCCGTGGAACTCACTGTCTATT ATGGCCCCTACAACCTGGAGGTGAACTCAGGCCAGGGCCTGCGAACAGGAGAAGTCTTCACCATCAACCCTGGAGAGCTGGTCTTCTTTGAATGCCAGGCTGACTCCAACCCACCCAACAGCTACGTCTGGATTGCTAAGACCCGCAATGCCACCCAGGTCATCACTGAGGGCCCGAGGATGGAGGTGCTCTCCTATAAATTGGCCCAGGCTGAAGAGTACCTGTGCCGTGCCTTCAACAATGTAACCCGAAAGCAGGACGAGGCCCAATTCACTCTGGTGGTGGCCAGTCTGGGAACAG GGAAAGAGAAGCACACCCAGGAGGGCAGCTCTGTTTCCCCTCTGGCAGCCATTACTGTCTGCTCATTGTTCTTCATCAGCTTCATACTGATGTTCTTCCTCAGGAGAACCTGCCATCCTAAGAGAG TGCTTATGAGCATTTACAACAG ACCGCTTTCAGAGCAGAAACGACCACATCGCTCAG GTCATGAAGATGCAACAGAAGACTTTGGCATCTACGAGTTTGTCTCCATACCTGGGAAAATGGAATCGGCACAG GCATCATGCAGATCTCTGTCTCGCTTCGAGTCCGTTCAGGATATGCACACCACCATCTACGATGTGATCAGACAGGTTCCTGAAACCCCAAGTCACAGTTTACTTAAGTGA